GCTCGCTGAACCCCTGCTTCACCGTGGGCTGGCAGATCGGCGAGGCCCTGGCCCAGCACACCCCGCTGGGCCGGCGCGAACGCCAGACCCGCGTCATCGAACTGCTGGAGCAGGTCGGCATCCCCGACCCGGCCCGCCGCGCCCGCGCCTTTCCGCACCAGCTCTCGGGCGGCATGTGCCAGCGGGTGATGATCGCGATGGCGCTGGCCTGCAAGCCGCGCCTCCTGATCGCCGACGAGCCCACCACCGCGCTGGACGTCACCATCCAGGCCCAGATCATGGACCTGCTGCAGACCCTGAGACGCGACACCGGCATGGCGCTGGTGCTGATCACCCACGACCTGGGCGTGGTGGCCGAAGCCGCCGACCGGGTGATGGTGCAGTACGCCGGCCGCGTGGTGGAGACGCAGCCCGCCGCCACCCTCTTCACCCACCCGCACCACCCCTACACCCATGCCCTGCTGGCCGCCCTGCCCGAGCGCGCCACCGGCGCGCGGCTGGAGGCCATCGACGGTGTGGTGCCCGGCCAGAGCGACCGACCCGCCGGCTGCCTGTTCGCCCCGCGCTGCCGCTGGGCCAACGCGCACTGCCATGCCGTCAAGCCCCTGCCGGCCGATGCCGCGCTGGGCCGCGCCCTGTGCCACACCCCGCTGGACGATGCGGGCCAGCCCCTTGCGCTGAACCTGGAGAACGCCGCATGAGCGCCGCTGCTGAAACCGCCGCGCCGGTCCTCGAAGCCCGCGAACTCCAGCGCCTCTACCCCGTGGCCCGTGGCCTGTTCAAGCCGCCCGCCACCGTGCATGC
This sequence is a window from Ideonella dechloratans. Protein-coding genes within it:
- a CDS encoding ABC transporter ATP-binding protein — encoded protein: MSAPLLDIRGLSVSFATRRGPFRAVDGVDLSVAPNELLAIVGESGSGKSVAMLAIMGLLPWTATVTAERMVFDGQDLRALSPRQRRGLFRPPWSLRAQPPEGVQAVSGRPRNGLIGKDVAMVFQEPMSSLNPCFTVGWQIGEALAQHTPLGRRERQTRVIELLEQVGIPDPARRARAFPHQLSGGMCQRVMIAMALACKPRLLIADEPTTALDVTIQAQIMDLLQTLRRDTGMALVLITHDLGVVAEAADRVMVQYAGRVVETQPAATLFTHPHHPYTHALLAALPERATGARLEAIDGVVPGQSDRPAGCLFAPRCRWANAHCHAVKPLPADAALGRALCHTPLDDAGQPLALNLENAA